One window of the Branchiostoma lanceolatum isolate klBraLanc5 chromosome 3, klBraLanc5.hap2, whole genome shotgun sequence genome contains the following:
- the LOC136430463 gene encoding ADP-ribosylation factor-like protein 3 isoform X1, which yields MPVNNGLVGLWEGGMWRKVAVLVGSATAAVALLVLVERYLRRRRGGWADVPDEGIEMDMVEEEDLEHNSLRPTDDVHRRVSPAFSSTETHYCIPEQLHVLTGSKAEEKRIVVLGLDGVGKSSFLACIANQDCRQAMKPTEGFNVMCIQTRQTSLNMWEIGGTENVRSYWANFLPNTEVLVFVVDSTDKARLPLAKEELHKVLAHPALKAVPLLVLANKQDVAGAMSAEQVSSALNLDSFRANRVVQILPTEVPPGLPTKTDSTKKAEDMLTTLSRS from the exons ATGCCTGTGAATAATGGACTTGTCggtttgtgggaggggggcatgtggCGGAAGGTGGCAGTACTGGTGGGATCGGCTACTGCGGCTGTAGCCCTGCTCGTGTTGGTGGAACGGTACCTCAGGCGGCGCCGCGGGGGGTGGGCAGACGTGCCGGACGAGGGCATAGAGATGGACATGGTGGAGGAAGAAGATTTAGAG CACAACAGTCTTCGGCCCACTGATGACGTGCACAGAAGAGTGTCTCCGGCTTTTTCGAGTACGGAGACGCACTACTGTATACCtgaacaactacatgtattgacaGGCAGTAAG GCAGAGGAGAAGCGAATAGTCGTTCTGGGATTGGACGGGGTTGGGAAGAGCAGCTTCCTGGCCTGTATCGCCAACCAGGACTGTCGGCAGGCCATGAAGCCTACAGAAGGCTTCAATGTCATGTGCATCCAGACAAGGCAAACTTCCCTCAACATGTGGGAAA TCGGCGGTACAGAAAACGTGCGCTCCTACTGGGCCAACTTCTTGCCCAACACCGAGGTGTTGGTGTTTGTGGTAGACTCCACAGACAAGGCTCGACTGCCGCTTGCCAAGGAGGAGCTTCACAAGGTTCTGGCACACCCAGCTCTGAAGGCAGTTCCACTTCTGGTGCTGGCTAACAAGCAG GATGTTGCCGGTGCCATGAGTGCGGAGCAGGTGAGTTCGGCTCTCAACCTGGACTCATTCCGCGCCAACAGAGTTGTTCAGATCCTTCCAACAGAGGTGCCGCCCGGCCTCCCCACCAAGACAGACAGCACAAAAAAGGCAGAGGACATGTTAACAACTCTGTCTAGGAGCTGA
- the LOC136430463 gene encoding uncharacterized protein isoform X2, producing the protein MPVNNGLVGLWEGGMWRKVAVLVGSATAAVALLVLVERYLRRRRGGWADVPDEGIEMDMVEEEDLEAEEKRIVVLGLDGVGKSSFLACIANQDCRQAMKPTEGFNVMCIQTRQTSLNMWEIGGTENVRSYWANFLPNTEVLVFVVDSTDKARLPLAKEELHKVLAHPALKAVPLLVLANKQDVAGAMSAEQVSSALNLDSFRANRVVQILPTEVPPGLPTKTDSTKKAEDMLTTLSRS; encoded by the exons ATGCCTGTGAATAATGGACTTGTCggtttgtgggaggggggcatgtggCGGAAGGTGGCAGTACTGGTGGGATCGGCTACTGCGGCTGTAGCCCTGCTCGTGTTGGTGGAACGGTACCTCAGGCGGCGCCGCGGGGGGTGGGCAGACGTGCCGGACGAGGGCATAGAGATGGACATGGTGGAGGAAGAAGATTTAGAG GCAGAGGAGAAGCGAATAGTCGTTCTGGGATTGGACGGGGTTGGGAAGAGCAGCTTCCTGGCCTGTATCGCCAACCAGGACTGTCGGCAGGCCATGAAGCCTACAGAAGGCTTCAATGTCATGTGCATCCAGACAAGGCAAACTTCCCTCAACATGTGGGAAA TCGGCGGTACAGAAAACGTGCGCTCCTACTGGGCCAACTTCTTGCCCAACACCGAGGTGTTGGTGTTTGTGGTAGACTCCACAGACAAGGCTCGACTGCCGCTTGCCAAGGAGGAGCTTCACAAGGTTCTGGCACACCCAGCTCTGAAGGCAGTTCCACTTCTGGTGCTGGCTAACAAGCAG GATGTTGCCGGTGCCATGAGTGCGGAGCAGGTGAGTTCGGCTCTCAACCTGGACTCATTCCGCGCCAACAGAGTTGTTCAGATCCTTCCAACAGAGGTGCCGCCCGGCCTCCCCACCAAGACAGACAGCACAAAAAAGGCAGAGGACATGTTAACAACTCTGTCTAGGAGCTGA
- the LOC136430456 gene encoding ribosome assembly protein METTL17, mitochondrial-like, translating to MAASITKKHVFLRFCRHFRVVVTQPRFKTSAAALSSVQQAPGSAERNVEDILGSTKPRNHPGIMHVKSVCLPERLVDAVEATLQRTGSSSNELKENATYLKNYLWSRKRPVEDADVRRKAQEVAEEFTKLGLLEEETDLMDEKALKQQKKVERKVLKKVQQQLYHWQPVTWNQTTGLAYLVGKAPGVYAATYRVLSEIKKREPKFRPMTLMDYGSGAGMTVWAAHALWGRWLREYSCFDTSSSMNDLAELLLRGGEENGKLLHPNTFFRQYELPNPNVKHDLVVCAYSLSEQPSAVQRMRVLRRLWRKTSQFLVVLENGTNEGYKMVMEARDLVLSGKADSKGTLTEDVLEELEDDEFAGPEQAQLSDEPSAHVFSPCPHDASCPRLTDASETPCNFQQSYQPPNCMAVLPKSNGNSSLLETFSYVVLRKGQRSEDSAAWPRIVRSVLRRPRHVHCRMCLANGQLEEAVITSRKRGKLLYRCARMSEWGDMLPGWPPVEGTEDVTSTSEDSEQ from the exons atggcggcctcCATCACGAAGAAACACGTTTTTCTCCGATTTTGTAGGCATTTTCGCGTCGTTGTCACTCAACCGAGATTTAAAACGAGTGCAGCAGCACTGTCTAGCGTCCAACAAGCACCAGGCTCAGCGGAACGCAATGTCGAGGACATTCTGGGGAGTACGAAGCCGAGGAACCACCCCGGAATAATGCACGTCAAGTCGGTCTGTTTGCCCGAGCGACTTGTGGATGCGGTAGAGGCGACCTTACAACGCACAGGTTCGTCTTCAAATGAGTTAAAGGAGAACGCCACATATCTAAAGAACTATTTATGGAGTAGGAAGCGGCCTGTTGAAGACGCAGACGTGAGAAGGAAAGCACAGGAGGTTGCTGAAGAGTTCACAAAACTAGGTCTTCTCGAAGAGGAAACGGATTTGATGGATGAAAAGGCACTAAAACAGCAGAAGAAAGTTGAACGTAAAGTCCTAAAAAAAGTGCAACAGCAGCTGTACCACTGGCAGCCTGTCACATGGAATCAGACAACAGGGTTGGCGTACCTTGTGGGGAAGGCACCAGGTGTGTACGCTGCCACTTATCGCGTACTCTCGGAGATTAAGAAACGAGAACCCAAATTCCGCCCTATGACATTGATGGACTACGGTTCGGGCGCCGGGATGACGGTATGGGCTGCACACGCCCTCTGGGGGCGCTGGCTGAGGGAGTACTCTTGTTTCGACACCTCGTCGTCGATGAACGACCTCGCAGAACTCCTCCTGAGAGGCGGCGAGGAAAACGGAAAGCTTCTTCATCCGAACACCTTCTTCAGACAGTACGAGCTGCCGAATCCGAATGTCAAACACGATCTGGTGGTGTGCGCGTACTCCCTGAGCGAACAGCCGAGCGCGGTACAGAGGATGAGAGTTTTGCGAAGACTGTGGAGGAAGACCTCGCAGTTCCTGGTGGTCTTGGAGAATGGAACCAATGAGGGATACAAGATGGTGATGGAGGCCAGAGATCTGGTACTCAGCGGCAAGGCTGATTCCAAGGGCACACTGACAGAAG ATGTTCTTGAAGAACTTGAAGATGATGAGTTTGCTGGGCCAGAGCAGGCACAGTTGAGTGACGAACCCAGTGCTCATGTCTTCTCCCCGTGTCCCCACGACGCGTCATGCCCTCGGCTCACAGACGCATCGGAAACACCCTGCAACTTTCAGCAGTCCTACCAACCTCCCAACTGCATGGCAGTGCTGCCAAAGAGCAATGGTAATTCTTCTTTGTTAGAAACCTTCTCGTACGTTGTATTGCGTAAAGGGCAGAGGAGCGAAGACTCGGCCGCGTGGCCGAGGATTGTTCGGTCGGTGCTGAGGCGCCCTCGACACGTCCACTGTAGGATGTGCCTGGCCAACGGTCAGCTTGAGGAGGCAGTTATAACTTCTAGAAAGCGCGGGAAGCTTCTGTACAGGTGTGCCCGGATGAGCGAGTGGGGAGACATGCTGCCAGGATGGCCACCTGTAGAGGGAACAGAAGACGTGACTTCCACCTCAGAGGATAGTGAGCAGTAG
- the LOC136430465 gene encoding phosphatidylethanolamine-binding protein homolog F40A3.3-like, with translation MAAEAFKKHEVIPDVIDKAPSNVLELSYGAVKIEQGNVVTPTQVKDRPTVLNWPAEEGALYTLIKTDPDAPSRAEPKFREWHHWVVVNIPRTDWSKGEVLTDFVGAGPPPKTGLHRYVFLVYKQPGKLECDEERLPNTSGKNRGGWSARNFVKKYNLGDPVAGNLFQAEFDDYCPLLYKQLGM, from the exons ATGGCTGCTGAGGCTTTTAAGAAACACGAGGTCATTCCAGACGTGATTGACAAGGCTCCATCAAATGTTCTGGAG CTTAGCTATGGTGCTGTCAAAATTGAACAGGGCAATGTGGTCACACCAACACAG GTGAAGGACCGACCAACTGTGTTGAACTGGCCAGCTGAAGAGGGTGCACTTTATACACTCATCAAGACTG ACCCAGATGCCCCCAGCAGGGCTGAGCCGAAGTTCCGTGAGTGGCACCACTGGGTGGTGGTGAACATCCCCAGGACGGACTGGAGTAAAGGGGAGGTGTTGACTGACTTCGTTGGTGCTGGCCCCCCGCCCAAAACTGGGCTGCACCGCTACGTGTTCCTGGTGTACAAGCAGCCAGGGAAACTGGAGTGTGATGAAGAAAGGTTGCCCAACACATCAGGCAAAAACAG GGGCGGGTGGAGTGCACGGAACTTTGTGAAGAAGTACAACCTGGGCGACCCCGTGGCTGGGAATCTGTTCCAGGCAGAGTTCGACGACTACTGCCCACTCCTCTACAAACAACTGGGAATGTAA